The window CTGATCCTGAGCCAGATGCGCTGAGTTCGTGTCATCGCCAAAAGAGGGAGGCCTCCATGTCCATAAAATCCACGACACCGGATCGCTGCCGGCTTCCCTCGGCCCTGTGGAAGGCGTTGGATCGCGAGGGCCTGTCCGTGACGGAAGCGCTGCGCCGCGCCCGCCTGCCCGCCATGCTGCGCCTGCAATCCGCCGCCACAGTCACGACGGCCCAGTATTTCGCCCTGTGGCGCGCCGTCGAGGATTTGTCTGACGATCCGGGCCTGGGACTGCGCATGGCCTCCAGCGCCGAGACGAGCGCGCACCCGCCCTCCAGTCTTGCGGCCTTTCATGCCCGCGACTATCGCGACGGCCTGCTGCGGCTGGCGCGGTTCAAACGCCTTTGCACGCCGGAGACCCTTCAGATCGAGGAGAACCAGACGACGGCGACCGTCAGCCACGTCTGGCCGAACGCTGTGGAAGCCGAACCCCACATCGCCACGGACATCACCTTCGCCACCGTGATGGAGTTGGGGCGACGCGGCGCCGGCCAGACGATCATCCCCCTGCGGGTAGAACTGCGTCGCCGCCGACCGACGCCGGACGTCCACGCGGCCTATTTTGAATGCCCCGTCCGCTATGGCGCGGAACGCGACTGCCTGGTGCTGCGCCGCACCGACCTCGACCTACCTTTCGCGGGCTACAATCCGGAGTTGCTGGAAATGTTGACGCCCGCCCTGGCCGGAGCGCTGCGTGATCTTCAGGCCCAGACATCCCTTAGCGATCAGGTGAAGGCCGTCCTGCTGCAGGCCCTGCCGAGCGGCAGACCCGACATCGCCGAAGTGGCCCGCGAAATGGGCATGAGCGAGCGGACCCTGCAACGCCGGATCACGGACGAGGGAACCGCTTTCCGGGACCTGGTCAACGCGGCGCGGCATACGCTCAGCCATCGTCTTTTGTCCGATCAAACGAACGACATGGCCGAGGTCGCCTATATGCTCGGCTATCAAGACACGCGATCTTTCTATCGCGCCTTCAGAATCTGGGAAGGGACCACGCCCAAGGCCTGGCGGAGTGCGGCCCGTTCAGCGTCTCTGCAATAAGACTGAGGATGCCAACAGCAAAGATCCGGCCTCACGTAGGCCGCTCCGTATCCCCAGCGGACAAGGGCCTCCGCGCCTGGCTAGGCCTTTGTCGGCGCCAAGGCCTCGATGATCAGACAGGTTGAAATCGTGCCCTGACGGCACTGGGACAGGAGAGCCGACAGTTCGCGACGCAGGGCCTCCAGGTCGGCGATCTTGCGTTCGACCTCGGCCAAGTGCGCGCGCGTCAGTTCGTCGACCGTGGCGCAGGACTGATCGCGCCGGTCCGACAGGGCCAGAAGGTCGCGCACCTGCTCGATGGAGAAGCCCAGATCGCGGGCGCGGCGGATGAAGGACATGCGGTTCAGCGCCGCCTCGCCATAGGCGCGGTAATTGCCCTCAGTGCGGGCGGGTGCGGGGAGAAGGCCGATGCGCTCGTAGTAGCGGATGGTCTCAACCTTGGCGCCAGCCCGCCGCCCCAGTTCGCCTATGCTCAGCGTCACGCCCGCCTCCGGTTTAATGTCCGCCGCCGAAGCGGATGCGCACGCCGCCGTTGACGGTGAAGCCGTCGGTCGGACCCCAGGCCTCGGTCGTCCATCGGCCGTCGTTGGCGCGCTGGGGCAGCAGCAGGGGGTGATGCTTGGTCACCCGCTCGTTCAACAGGTTCTCGGCGTTCACGAACAGGCTGTAGCGGCCTAGGATGATCTCCCCCAGCAAGCCGACCTCCAGATAGGAGGGGCTTTCACTGCGCCAGGGGTTGTCCTCCAGCGCCTGCTTGCCGGTGTAATAGACCTCCAGCCCCAGGCGGCCCCGGTCGTGTTCCTCCCACATGGCGACGAAACCGGCCGTGTGGCGCGGGGTGACGGGCGTGTCCCTGCGTGACAGGCCGTCATCCTGCGGCTCCGTCGCATCAACGAAGACATAGCTGCCGGTCAGGGTGAAGGGCGCGCGGCGATAGCGCAGCATCGCCTCCGCTCCACGCGTGCGGGTCACGCCGTCCACATTGACCAGGCGGATGCGCTCCGGTCCGTCGTCCACCGCGCGCACGGCGTCGTCCAGGTCGGAGCCGAACAGGGTCAGGTTGGCCTCGATCGGCCCCTGGCGATAGCCGACGTCCAGCGAGGCGGTGCGGGCGACTTCCTCCTTCAGGCCGTCCAACGGGCGCAGGCGCGACAGGCCGGTCGCCTCGGTCACATCGACGAAGGGCGTGGGAGCGAAGAAGCCCTGCCCCGCCGAGGCGCGCACGGTCCAGCGGCCGGGGCGATAGAGGACGGACAGGCGCGGGCTGAACTGGCCGCCGTACTCGCTGTGCTGGTCGAAGCGGGCGCTACCCGCCAGGGTCAGGTCCGGGCTGAACTCATGCTCGACCTGAGCAAAGACGCCGGGCGCCGTGTAGGTGTAGTCGAAGCCGGAGAAGGTCCGGCTGTCATAGCTGTCGACCTGAACCGCCGCACCGGCCAGCCAGGTGGTCGCGCCGATTTCCGCCCCATAGGCGGCTTCGAGGAATCCGGTGTCGTGGCGGTCCTCCTCGAAGACCTCGCCGAACTGATGATCATGGGCCTGGGTCATGGCCGAGGCGCGCAGGTGAAGCTTGCCCGAACCAACCGGCAGGCTGGCGACCAAACCGGCGTCGAAACGGTCGGTGTCCTGGGCCTGAACGAAGGGGCGGCCGTCGTGCGCCGTGCGGTGCGGCCCTGTCCCGCCGCTGCGGGTCTCGGTCATGGCGCCCAGGGTCACGAAGGCCTCGCCGCCGTTCTCGCCCTGCCAGAACAGGCGGGGCCGCAGCGACCAGCGCTCATAGGCGGCGATGTCGTTCCAGCCGTCGCCGTCCAGATCCTGACGGCTCTGACGGTGATAGCCGCCGACCAGCGACTGGCCCCAGGCACCCCGGAAAGGCGCCGAGGCGTAGGCGGTCAGGTCCTGCCCGTCGCGGCTGGTGATATTGGCGAGGATTTCCGTCTCGGTCTCGTCACCCGGACGGCGCGACACCAGGTTGATGACCCCGCCCAGGGCTGAAGGGCCATAGAGCGCCGAAGCTGCGCCCTTGATGACCTCGACCTGATCCAGGTCGGTCGGCGGAATCTGCAGCACGCCCAGCGAGGACGCCTGACCCCCGTACAGGGGCAGACCATCGGCCAGAAGCTGGGTGTAGCGCCCGCTCATCCCCTGCATGCGGATGTTGGCGGCGCCCAGGGCCGGCGAGGTCGTCTGCACCCGCACGCCGCCGGTCTCATTGACCAGCATGGCGATGTTGCCGGGCGTCATCAGCAGCTTTTCCTCAATCTCTTCCCGACCGATGACCTCGACGCGGATCGGCTCATCCTGAATGCGGCGACCCGAACGCGTGGCCTGGACGATGACGTCATCGACCTCGGTCGCCTCGTCCTGATGCCTGTCCTCGTGGGCCTCTACGTCCTGGGCCAGGACCGGAGAAGCGGCGACCGCAAGCAGGGCGGCGATCATCGGCGGCAGAACCTGTCGACCACGAAGCGAAGTGAAGGGTGAGGACACGCGGCCTCCGAAACGGACGGAAAGCGAATAACCGACAGGCTTGTGATGGGATTCGACGTTGAACCGCCGCAGCAATTCGCCATGACCACTTCATGCACCCTGTAGCCGCTACAGGGTCAAGCGAAAGGTTCAGCGCATCAAGGCATATGAGCGCCTGGGCCCTTGCCAGGACTGGAAACGCAGCACGCCGACGCGGACGCCCGCTACCGGGCGAAAATGAGCGCCTGTTTAGAGAATCTGCAGCCTTCCGCTGCCCGTGCGAACAAACCCCCGCGGCAAAAGAACAGAAAGGCGCGCCTGATCTATTAAATCACTCTTTATATGAATACAGAACCGACCAGCCATATGACGAACACTCACTATATTCGCCGCGCCTCCAAGGGCTGCGACAATATCAGAAGAAATTTCCTCTACCGCTTCGCTTCCAATGGCTTCCGGGCCCAGAACGGGGGGATTGGCGCTTGCGCTCAAAGCAATCCGTATTTCATCCGCCACGGCGTCCGCAATCGGACCAAGCACCACCTGCAGCTGGTTGGGTCCCGGGGCAATGACGCCACGGGCGCCCAGGCGTTTCAGACCGGCCTCATCGATAGCCTCGCGCGAACGGATTCCGAGCCGAAGGCGTGTCGTGCAGGCGGCGACAGCAGTCAGATTGCCCGCCCCGCCGAGGGCCGCGACAAAGGCCCCTGCCCGACTGCCCGCATCTTTGGGAGCGGGCCCAGATTCAAGCGGCTCATCCTCCCGTCCTGGCGTCTTGAGATTGAAGACCGTGATGGCGACGCGGAACAGGGCGTAATAGAGACCGCCATAGATCAACCCGACCGGCAGCAGCAGCCAGGGTCGCGTGGCGCGGCCGAAGTTCAGCACATAGTCGAACAGGCCAGCCGAAAAGGTGAACCCCAGCCGCGCGCCCAGCAGATCCATCACCACCATCGACACGCCGGTCAGCACCGCATGGATGGCGTAGAGGATCGGCGCCAAAAACATGAAGGTGAACTCGATCGGCTCGGTCACCCCGGTCAGGAAGGCGGTCAGGGCCAAAGAGAACAGCATCCCCCCGACCTCCTTGCGGCGATCCGGTCGGGCGGCGTGATACATGGCCAGGCAGGCGGCTGGCAGGCCGAACATCATGACGGGGAAGAAGCCGCTCATGAAGACGCCGGCGCTGGGATCGCCCGCGAAGAAGCGGTTCAGGTCACCCGTCGCGCCGCCGTAGTCCCCGACGATAAACCAGGCGACGTTGTTCAGGATGTGGTGCAGGCCCGTCACGATCAGCAACCGGTTAAGCAGGCCATAGACGAACAGACCGAATTCACCCGAACCGACAACGGCGCGGCTGAAGACGTCGATGGCGTGATCGATTCCGGCGAAGGTCAAACCCACGGCGGCGGCCACCACCAGACCCGCCACCCCCGCCACGATCGGCACGAAGCGGCGCCCCGCGAAGAAAGCCAGATAGTCCGGCAGCTTGAAGGTCGAGAAGCGGTTGTAGCAGGCCCCGGCGATCAGGCCGGCGACGATGCCGATGGGCACCCCCAGTCGCGACAGGGCCTGATCCTTGAAGGCCTTGGACGCGGCGTCGGCCGCCTCGCCGGTCAACCCGGCGACGACCTGGGGCGGGACCGCCAGCAGAACCTTGGACGCCTCGACTGAGATCAGGAAACAGACCACGCCCGCCAAACCAGCCGCGCCATTGTTGTCCCTGGCCAGGCCCACGGCCACGCCGACGGCGAACAGCAGACCCAGGTTGGCGAAGATCGCCTGCCCCGCCGCCGAGATGAAGGCGATGTCGAGCAGGTCCGGCTGGCCCAGCCGCAACAGCAGGCCTGCCACCGGCAGGACGGCGATGGGCAGCATCAGGGCCCGGCCGAGGGGCTGCAAGCTGGACATTCCGATCTTCATGCGACCGCTCCGACGACACGGGATTTCATGAGTGCGGCCAGACGTTCGTCGGCCAGGGCGCGCTCGGCCTCGGCGCTGTCCAGCCTCAGGGCCTGGGTCGCCAGTTCGCGGCAGTCGGCCAGGGTCAAGCCCCGCAGCAAGGCCTTGATCTCGGCTGTCATCGACGGCGTGGCCGACAGCTCGGTGACGCCGAGACCGATCAGGATGGGCGCAGCCAGCAGATCCGATGCCAGTCCGCCGCAAACACCGATCCAACGCGTATCCGCCGCCCCCGCCGCCGTCTGGGCGATCAGGCGCAGCACCGCCGGGTGCAGACTGTCCAGCTGCGCCGCCAGATGGGCGTTCTGGCGATCCATGGCCAGGGCATACTGGGTCAGGTCATTGGTGCCGACCGAAACAAAGTCGATATGAGGCGCCAGCAGATCTGCGGTCATGGCCGCCGCAGGGGTCTCGATCATCACTCCCAGCAAGGGTGACGCTCCGCCCGTTTCCCCGACCGCGACATCCAACATGGCCCGGACCTGACAGACCTCGGCGGCCGAGGTGATCATGGGCAGCATGACGGCGACAGTTCCGCTGGAACGCACGCGACAGACCGCCCGCAGCTGGGTCAGCAGCAGATCGGGGCGGTGCAGGCCTGTGCGCACCCCGCGTAGACCCAGGGCCGGATTTTCCTCATGCGGCATGGGCAAATAAGACAAGGGCTTGTCGCCCCCTGCATCCAGGGTGCGGATGACCAGAGGCCGCCCGTTCAGGGCGTCGGCAATGGCCTGGTACTGGGCCAGCTGCTCATCTTCGGTCGGGGCGTTCTGGCGTTCCAGGAACAGGAATTCAGTGCGCAGCAGGCCGCAGCCCTCGGCCCCGCCTGCCACGGCGGGCGCGGCTTCGGCCACGTCGCCCAGGTTGGCGAAGACCTCGATGCGGACGCCATCGGCGGTTCGGCAGTCCTCGGCGGCCAGAGCGCGGGCCTCAAGACGGCGTCGCTGACGCGCGGCGGCGGCGCTCTGGGCGCGGGCCTGCCGGGCGGCGGACGGGCTGACGATCAGCCGTCGTCCATCGGCGTCCAGCACCACCAGGGCGCCGTCCTCGACCCGCTCCAGTCCTGCGCCAACGGCGACCAGGGCCGGAACGCCCATGGCGGCGGCCAGGATGGCGACATGTGATGTCGCCCCCCCCCGTGCTGTGCACAGCCCCGCCACCTTTGATGCGTCCAGGGCGATCAACTGCGACGGCAAAAGGTCGTCGGCCAGGATGATTGCTCCGTCGCCCAGGATCACGGGCGTCGGATCGGCGCCCCCCGAGAGTTCAACCAGAACCTGACGTTCCAGATCCATCAGGTCGTCGGCGCGCTCAGCTGTACGGGTGTCGCCCAGCGAGCGGAACAGCGCCATGCCCTCTCGTGTCGCCGTACGCCAGGCGAACCCGGCGCTGCGGCCCGCCTCAATGGCTTCCTGCGCCGTGGCGAGCAGACCGGGATCGTCGAGAAAAGCCAGGTGGGCGGCCAGAATTGCACGGCGGTGGGCGCCGCCAGAGGCCACTGCATTCTCAATGCGGTTACGGACGCCCTCCAACGCCCTTTGCAGGTCCGCCCGCTCCAGCGCGATGGTCCGCCCATGCTCGGGCGCCTCGATCTCGACATGCCGCAGGCGGACCGCGTGACCTATGACCAGCCCCGGCGCCGCCGTGACGCCAGAGAAGATCAACTCGCCGTCCTCGCTTGGGGCGGGACCGACGGGAGCCGCCGCGGCTTCAATGGCGGCGGAGGCATGAGGAGCTGGCTCCCCTTCTCCCAGACCAGATTCGATCAAGGCGGTGATCGCGTCCAGCGCCGCCTCAGCCTGCCGGCCGCTGGCGCTGACGGTGAGTTCGTCGCCGTCCTTGAGCCCGAGAGCCATCATGGCGGTCAGGCTGACGGCGTCGGCTCCACGTTCGCCCAGCGTCAGGCGGATGCGGGCGTCAAAGCTCTTGGCGACGGCGGCCAGGCGCGAAGCCGGACGGGCATGCAAACCATGCGGAAGGGGTGCACGCACCGTGCGGGTCAGCCTTGCCTCGCTGTCACTTGGAGTCATTCCGGCGACCGCCGTCTGGCGCACAGCCATGATCGGCTCGCCAGCCTCGACCAACCGGTTCAACGGCAGGGGGTGAACCTCGCCGTCACCGACCAGAAGAATGGGCGAGATCAGACTCTTGGCGCCCGACACGATCACCTCGAGATCCAGCGTCAGCAAAAGATCCCCTGTCCTGACCCGATCTCCGGCGGCGACATGAGCTGTGAAGCCCGCCCCGTTCAAACTCACCGTTTCCACCCCCAGATGGATCAGGATTTCCGGCCCCGTGTCAGAACGCACGCTGACGGCGTGGCTGGTGCGAGCCAGACTCGACACCACCCCGTCGAAGGGCGCGCGGACCATCATGCCGGTCGGATCAATGGCCAGCCCCTCGCCGACCATGCGCCCTGCGAAGGCAGCGTCCGGAACCTCGTCCAGTTCACAGACCCAGCCGTCGATCGGGGCGTGAATAATCAACTCATGCGTCATCAGTCGTCCCCGCGCCGGGCGCCGGAATCGGCAATGCGCACCCAGTCGACGCCCCACATCGGGTCCAGATCTTTCTGTGTGAACTTCAGACAGAGGTCGTGTCGACCCGCGCGGATCGGAAGCCGCCCCGACAGGACGGTGATCCCGTCATCGCCCGCAGCCTCGGCCAGGGGCAGGATCAAGGCCGGTTCGCCTTCGCAGCCGTCGATACGGACCTCCAGCTCGCCCGCCGGGGTACGCGGTGCGCCCAGGCGGATCTTGTCGCGATCGGCGCCGATCTGGAAGTTGAAGGGAACCTGACCCACGGCGGCTTCAAAGCGTCGCCCCTCGCTCAGGTCCGCCGACTGATAGATCCAGCAGGGATTGAGGATGTCCATCAGCAGGGCCGGACGCTCGCCCTCCAGCGGAGCGTCGTCGATCAGCGACAGCGGTAGGGCCGCACTGCACAGCTTCATCTGATGATCATAGCGACGCTGGCCGTCGGCGGGCGGGACTTCGGGAACCTCGGTCAGGCCGCTGGTCGCATAGTCGATGCCGAGGCTGCGATAACGGACCAGTTGCGGCTCCAGACGGGCGCGGAAATCGTCGAAATCCATTCGCGCATGCGGGGTCCAGGCCATTTCCGCCAGGGCCGAGATACGGGGGAAGGCCTGATACTCGACCCGGTCCTCGGTCCGCATGTGTTCGGTGAAGAGGTTGCCCTGCACCCCCAGGACGCGCCGCGCCTGGTCCGGGATCAGTTCGTCCGGCGTCGGGTCGAAGCTGTAGACGTCGCGCAGGGTCGAGGTAAAGCCACGTCCCGGCGCCCCGTCGTCGGCGCTCTGACGGTTGTCGAAATACAGCACGGGCGCCGGCGACATGACCGTGTCATGGCCCAGGCGCGCCGCCTCGATGGCGCCCTCGACCCCGCGCCAAGACATGACGCTGGCGTTGGGGTTGATGCCGCCTTCCAGGATTTCATCCCAGCCGATCATGCGGCGGCCGTGGTCGTTCAGGCGTTTCTCCAGGCGGGCGACAAACCAGGACTGCAACTTTTCCTCGTCGGCCAGACCTAGCTCGCGCATCCGTTCCTGCACACGGGGCGAAGCCTTCCACTGGTCCTTGACCGCTTCGTCGCCGCCGATGTGGACGTATTCCGAAGGGAAGAGATCGACCACCTCGTCCATGACGTTCTCGAAGAGGACGAGCGTCGCCTCCTCGACGTTGAACAGGGTCGGATAAACGCCCCAGTCGGCGGGCACGGCCGGGACGGCGGCGCCGGGCACGTCGGTGACGCCGAGTTCGGGATAGGCGGCGATCGCCGCGCTGGCGTGGCCGGGCACGTCGATCTCGGGCACCACGACGATATTGCGGGCCGCCGCGTAGGCGACGATGTCGCGAACCTGGTCCTGGGTGTAGATACCGCCGTACTGACGCGGGCGGCCGGTCGCCGGGTCGATGTCCTTCTGCGGCGCCGCACCCGCGTGGACGCGCCAGCCGCCGACCTCTGTCAGCCTGGGATAGCGTTTGATCTCCAGCCGCCAGGCCTGATCGTCAGTCAGATGCCAGTGGAAGACGTTCAGCTTGTGCAAGGCCATCCAGTCGATGAAGCCCTTGATGAACGCCGGCGACTGATAATGGCGGGCCGAATCCAGCATGACGCCGCGCCAGCCGAAGCGCGGAGCGTCGGCGATGGTCACGGCGGGGATGGTCGCCGCCCCCTGACCGGCCTCTTCCGTCGCCAGCTGCCACAGGCTGATCGAACCATAGAGCATCCCGCCGAAGTCGTCGGCCTCGATGACCGCGTCGCGCGGGCTGACGTCCAGACGATAGGCGTCGGAGGCGATGCCGGTTGCGCGACGGAAGACGACGGCGCCGGGCGCGGCCTCGCCTTCGCGCACCGTCAGGGTCAGCCCCCGCGTGCGCTGCATCAGATCGGCGAAATAGGTCGCCGCGCGCCGCGCCTCGGCGTCGCCGCGCGGGACGCTCAGGACCGTCGCGTCATTCAGGGCGAAGACGCCCTCGGCGGGCGTGACGACGGCGGGACGCGGGATCACCGACCCGACCGGCGTTTCGGCCAGGACAACGGACCCCGAGGCCATGGCCGCCAGGACGGCCAGCACGGATGTCAGCCGCGGGGCGAGCGCCCTCAATCGAACCACCTGGGTCATACGCAGTCTCGCATAAAAAAAGCGCGCGGGACGGTGACGCCCCGCGCCAGTCTGGCCTCAGGAGAGGGCCTTGGCGATAGGCGGAACAGGGGGCGACGAACGCCGCCCCCCGAACGCGACGTCCTAGAACTCGACGCTCAGCGTCGCCATCAGCTTGCGGCCGGTGCGATAGACGCCCCGCGGCAGGCTGACCGTATTGGCGTAGGCGTAGTACTCGCTGTCGAGCAGGTTCTGCCCCGACACCGTCAGGCTGACCCGATCGGTGAAGGCGTAACCCGCCGTGGCGTCGAGGCCCGTATAGGCGCGGACATACATGTTGTCGCCGCGATCCACCCCGGTGAAATACTTGGACCGCCAAGTGTAGGTCACGCGCGCCGAAAACGGTCCCTGTTCGAAGAAGGGGCTGATGTTGACCTGGTGCTTCGAGTTGAAGGGCAAGTCCTGTCCGTTGTCGGCGCTGCCATCGACGTAGGTGTAGTTGGCCAGCAGGCCCAGGCCGTAGGCGTAGTTCTGCTGATAGGCGAAGGTCGCGCCCTTCAGGTCGGCCGAACCGGCATTGGTCGGACGGCTGATCTGATAGGTGGTGACAGCGTTCTGGGCCTGGTTGAAATGCTCTTCCGGCGCCGTCTTTTGCAGGATGTAGTTGTCGATCTTCTTGTAGAAGATCTCACCCGACAGAATGGCGTCCGGCGCGAAATACCATTCGGCCGCCGCGTTCAGGTTGGTCGACTTGTAGGGATCGAGGTCCGGGTTGCCGCCGCCGCCGGTCAGGATCTGGTCCGAAAGCCAGAAGTAGTTGGACATGTCCGCATAGTTGGGACGCGAGACGACCTTGGCCGCCGCCAGGCGGATGATCAGGTCGTCCGAAGCGTTGATGGCGACGTTCAGGCTGGGCAGGAAGTCGTCGTATTCCTTGCTCCTGACGCTCCATTCCCAATCGGCCGCAGTCGTGCCGCATCCGGTCGCCGTCTGATTGACGCAGACATAGCCCCCGCTTTCCGATTCCGTGCGGACATAGCGCAGGCCGACGTTGCCGCGGACACGGTCGCTCTCGAAGTCCGCCTGGCCATAGACAGCGTTGATCGTCTCCTGAACGTTCCAGTTCTGGGCGGTGAATTCCGCGTTGCCGAAGACCGTCGGCACTGGCTTGGCCTGCCAGGGACGCAGGTACTCGCCCGCTTCGATGTAGTCAGCCAGCGCCTTGCCATCGATCCGGAAGCGACCCTTCATCTGGTCGTTCACATTGAAACCATCCAGATAGTTGCCCGGCACCCGGCTCGGGCTGAACATGGCGGCGCTGTCCGGCGCCCCATAGATCTGAACCGTCACGCCCGACATCTTCTGGTCGGTCTCATGCTTGCGGTATTTGTAGCCGAACTGGAAACGGTTGAAGAAACCGTCACGGTCAAAGCCGAGATCGGCCTGGGCGTAGGTTTCCTCATCCATCGTCGGCTTCGAGACGATGTTGCCGCCCCAGCCTGCGTTGTAACCGGTCGGACCGACGGACGGGTCGCCCGCGCCCCAGCCGCCGTCGAACGAGAACTTCGACGCGTCGTTCAGAACATTGCCGTTGGCGTAGGTCAGGACGCCAGGCGAACCCGGAGCGCCAGTGAAGTCCACCGTATAATCGGCCCAGTTCAGGAACTCGCCGAACAGCTGACGCTGGGTCCCGCCGTCAGCCTTGGTGTAACCGATGTCGCCCGACAGATCCCAGCCGTCGCCGCGATACTTGGCGTCGAAGTGGTAGCTGTCCGAGGTCATGGCGGCCTCGCGATACTGGATGTCCAGTACACTGAGCGCGTTCTTGAAGGAGGCCTTGGTGATGACGTTGTTGTCGACCTGAAGGCCGGTCAGGGCGCCCAGGCTGTTCCAGGTATTGCCCTGGAAAGCGAACAGGGCCTGGTTGATGTTGTCATAGGTGGCGTCGATACGCAGCCAGTCGAAGTTCAGATCCAGGCTGTCGTTCGGACGCCACTGGGCGGCCACGGTGTAGCTGTTGCGTTCCCGGCTCTGTTCAAAGAAATGGGTGCCAAAGGCGTTCAACCCCTTGGCGTTCGGATTGGCCAGCAGGGTCGTGGCGCAGGCGCCCGTACAGTTGCCGTTGGCGATCGAGTTGCCACCTGGATTTTCAGCGTTGCCGCCAGCGTAGTAGCTGGCCGGAATGGTGCCGTAAGCTTCCAGACCGTCACGACGCAGGTCATCAGCGGCGCGTTGGGCCGAGACCAGAACACCGAAGGTGCGGTCCTCATTGCGCCAGCCGCCCAGCACCGACAGCTGCGCGTCGCCGCTCTCGGACCGGTCATTGTACAGATAGGTCACCGCCCCCGACAGAGTGTGCCGGCCCAGATCCAGCGGACGCCGGGTCGAAACATCAACGGTCCCGCCGATCGAGCCCTCGTCGATGCGAGCCTCAGGCGACTTGTAGACCTCGACCTTGCCGACGATCTGCGGAGCCAGCAGGGCGTAGTTGAAGGTCCGGCCCGGCTGATCAAGAATGAACCAGTCCGCCGAGGCGACCGTCTGGCCGTTCAACAGGGTGCGGTTCAGCGCCGGGTCCGTACCCAGGATCGAGACCTTCTCGCCCTGACCGAAGGCGCGGTCGACCGTGACGCCCGGAATGATGGTGAT of the Brevundimonas pondensis genome contains:
- the nagE gene encoding N-acetylglucosamine-specific PTS transporter subunit IIBC, producing the protein MKIGMSSLQPLGRALMLPIAVLPVAGLLLRLGQPDLLDIAFISAAGQAIFANLGLLFAVGVAVGLARDNNGAAGLAGVVCFLISVEASKVLLAVPPQVVAGLTGEAADAASKAFKDQALSRLGVPIGIVAGLIAGACYNRFSTFKLPDYLAFFAGRRFVPIVAGVAGLVVAAAVGLTFAGIDHAIDVFSRAVVGSGEFGLFVYGLLNRLLIVTGLHHILNNVAWFIVGDYGGATGDLNRFFAGDPSAGVFMSGFFPVMMFGLPAACLAMYHAARPDRRKEVGGMLFSLALTAFLTGVTEPIEFTFMFLAPILYAIHAVLTGVSMVVMDLLGARLGFTFSAGLFDYVLNFGRATRPWLLLPVGLIYGGLYYALFRVAITVFNLKTPGREDEPLESGPAPKDAGSRAGAFVAALGGAGNLTAVAACTTRLRLGIRSREAIDEAGLKRLGARGVIAPGPNQLQVVLGPIADAVADEIRIALSASANPPVLGPEAIGSEAVEEISSDIVAALGGAANIVSVRHMAGRFCIHIKSDLIDQARLSVLLPRGFVRTGSGRLQIL
- a CDS encoding TonB-dependent receptor plug domain-containing protein is translated as MSSPFTSLRGRQVLPPMIAALLAVAASPVLAQDVEAHEDRHQDEATEVDDVIVQATRSGRRIQDEPIRVEVIGREEIEEKLLMTPGNIAMLVNETGGVRVQTTSPALGAANIRMQGMSGRYTQLLADGLPLYGGQASSLGVLQIPPTDLDQVEVIKGAASALYGPSALGGVINLVSRRPGDETETEILANITSRDGQDLTAYASAPFRGAWGQSLVGGYHRQSRQDLDGDGWNDIAAYERWSLRPRLFWQGENGGEAFVTLGAMTETRSGGTGPHRTAHDGRPFVQAQDTDRFDAGLVASLPVGSGKLHLRASAMTQAHDHQFGEVFEEDRHDTGFLEAAYGAEIGATTWLAGAAVQVDSYDSRTFSGFDYTYTAPGVFAQVEHEFSPDLTLAGSARFDQHSEYGGQFSPRLSVLYRPGRWTVRASAGQGFFAPTPFVDVTEATGLSRLRPLDGLKEEVARTASLDVGYRQGPIEANLTLFGSDLDDAVRAVDDGPERIRLVNVDGVTRTRGAEAMLRYRRAPFTLTGSYVFVDATEPQDDGLSRRDTPVTPRHTAGFVAMWEEHDRGRLGLEVYYTGKQALEDNPWRSESPSYLEVGLLGEIILGRYSLFVNAENLLNERVTKHHPLLLPQRANDGRWTTEAWGPTDGFTVNGGVRIRFGGGH
- a CDS encoding MerR family transcriptional regulator, with the translated sequence MTLSIGELGRRAGAKVETIRYYERIGLLPAPARTEGNYRAYGEAALNRMSFIRRARDLGFSIEQVRDLLALSDRRDQSCATVDELTRAHLAEVERKIADLEALRRELSALLSQCRQGTISTCLIIEALAPTKA
- a CDS encoding AraC family transcriptional regulator, with amino-acid sequence MSIKSTTPDRCRLPSALWKALDREGLSVTEALRRARLPAMLRLQSAATVTTAQYFALWRAVEDLSDDPGLGLRMASSAETSAHPPSSLAAFHARDYRDGLLRLARFKRLCTPETLQIEENQTTATVSHVWPNAVEAEPHIATDITFATVMELGRRGAGQTIIPLRVELRRRRPTPDVHAAYFECPVRYGAERDCLVLRRTDLDLPFAGYNPELLEMLTPALAGALRDLQAQTSLSDQVKAVLLQALPSGRPDIAEVAREMGMSERTLQRRITDEGTAFRDLVNAARHTLSHRLLSDQTNDMAEVAYMLGYQDTRSFYRAFRIWEGTTPKAWRSAARSASLQ
- the ptsP gene encoding phosphoenolpyruvate--protein phosphotransferase — encoded protein: MTHELIIHAPIDGWVCELDEVPDAAFAGRMVGEGLAIDPTGMMVRAPFDGVVSSLARTSHAVSVRSDTGPEILIHLGVETVSLNGAGFTAHVAAGDRVRTGDLLLTLDLEVIVSGAKSLISPILLVGDGEVHPLPLNRLVEAGEPIMAVRQTAVAGMTPSDSEARLTRTVRAPLPHGLHARPASRLAAVAKSFDARIRLTLGERGADAVSLTAMMALGLKDGDELTVSASGRQAEAALDAITALIESGLGEGEPAPHASAAIEAAAAPVGPAPSEDGELIFSGVTAAPGLVIGHAVRLRHVEIEAPEHGRTIALERADLQRALEGVRNRIENAVASGGAHRRAILAAHLAFLDDPGLLATAQEAIEAGRSAGFAWRTATREGMALFRSLGDTRTAERADDLMDLERQVLVELSGGADPTPVILGDGAIILADDLLPSQLIALDASKVAGLCTARGGATSHVAILAAAMGVPALVAVGAGLERVEDGALVVLDADGRRLIVSPSAARQARAQSAAAARQRRRLEARALAAEDCRTADGVRIEVFANLGDVAEAAPAVAGGAEGCGLLRTEFLFLERQNAPTEDEQLAQYQAIADALNGRPLVIRTLDAGGDKPLSYLPMPHEENPALGLRGVRTGLHRPDLLLTQLRAVCRVRSSGTVAVMLPMITSAAEVCQVRAMLDVAVGETGGASPLLGVMIETPAAAMTADLLAPHIDFVSVGTNDLTQYALAMDRQNAHLAAQLDSLHPAVLRLIAQTAAGAADTRWIGVCGGLASDLLAAPILIGLGVTELSATPSMTAEIKALLRGLTLADCRELATQALRLDSAEAERALADERLAALMKSRVVGAVA